The following coding sequences are from one Pseudonocardia sp. EC080619-01 window:
- a CDS encoding phage major capsid protein: MANAYTDRLREKYDGIKTTVEGIQTRAANEDRDLTGDELRSISEQSEVLKTLAGEIETLHEIDARNAKVAETATEVRTASTTAVDRDPGTYVRGGEHSFFGDLVNSRSRGDRNAEDRLQVHNRALTTSPAGAGVVAPRWLTEEFETLARQGRRAASAVRNLPINSAQSLTLPKQTAATDDVVKAQASEGAATDFSDEWASSTANVTPKLTAGGQIVTRQMLDSSSPAVDLLIYGDLVGAYNAKVEAAVVAAMVASAGASIGDVAAADLADGVLDAALAVRIARKLPADLAVMDVETYGELLKLKDGANRPLMPRSNHGPMNVVGVGGVETDGEVHGLGVIASDGVTGGQILAVRASDVLLFESPVTQFSYEQPLGPEQIKLGIWGYTATFVKYAGASVKQFGIDAG, from the coding sequence ATGGCTAACGCCTACACTGACCGTCTGCGTGAGAAGTACGACGGCATCAAGACCACTGTCGAGGGCATTCAGACCCGGGCAGCGAACGAGGACCGTGACCTGACCGGAGATGAGCTTCGTTCCATCTCTGAGCAGTCCGAGGTTCTGAAGACCCTGGCGGGCGAGATCGAGACCCTTCACGAGATCGACGCCCGTAACGCCAAGGTTGCTGAGACTGCGACCGAGGTCCGGACCGCCTCCACCACCGCTGTGGACCGGGACCCGGGTACCTACGTCCGTGGCGGGGAGCACTCGTTCTTCGGGGACCTCGTGAACTCCCGTAGCCGTGGTGACCGTAACGCTGAGGATCGTCTTCAGGTGCACAACCGCGCCCTGACGACTTCCCCGGCGGGTGCTGGTGTGGTTGCCCCGCGCTGGCTGACCGAGGAGTTCGAGACGCTGGCCCGTCAGGGTCGTCGCGCTGCCTCCGCTGTCCGGAACCTTCCGATCAACTCGGCGCAGTCCCTCACCCTCCCGAAGCAGACTGCGGCCACTGACGACGTCGTCAAGGCCCAGGCTTCTGAGGGGGCGGCTACTGACTTCAGTGACGAGTGGGCCAGCTCCACCGCCAACGTGACCCCGAAGCTGACCGCTGGTGGACAGATCGTTACCCGGCAGATGCTGGACTCGTCCTCGCCGGCTGTGGACCTTCTGATCTACGGCGACCTGGTAGGGGCTTACAACGCCAAGGTCGAGGCTGCTGTCGTCGCTGCGATGGTCGCCTCCGCTGGTGCCTCGATCGGCGATGTCGCTGCTGCGGACCTGGCTGACGGTGTCCTGGATGCGGCTCTCGCGGTTCGCATCGCTCGCAAGCTCCCGGCCGACCTGGCTGTCATGGACGTCGAGACCTACGGCGAGCTGCTGAAGCTGAAGGATGGTGCCAACCGCCCGCTCATGCCTCGCAGCAACCACGGCCCGATGAACGTTGTCGGTGTCGGTGGTGTCGAGACTGACGGTGAGGTCCACGGTCTGGGTGTCATCGCGTCTGACGGTGTGACCGGTGGCCAGATCCTGGCCGTCCGGGCGTCGGATGTCCTGCTGTTCGAGTCGCCGGTTACCCAGTTCTCCTACGAGCAGCCGCTCGGCCCGGAGCAGATCAAGCTGGGCATCTGGGGTTACACCGCCACCTTCGTGAAGTACGCGGGTGCGTCGGTCAAGCAGTTCGGTATCGACGCCGGCTGA
- a CDS encoding DUF5047 domain-containing protein yields the protein MFRARIVDETPSFGLNPAGEEIPILSGDVKLEAFSDIKSTLDLEVPGEWFDKVLPFGKELFVERGVDYGDGSVEWIGLGYFRIDDIDQDDAPDGPIKISGTDRISRMMENRTLWAAPPTLPSYPAQTLKVAFDRWINADPHNTGNPNQDGYGMFLFDIVPINWLALNPNSYGTGGAMVEDSTYEWCQNRLSEIGPFTMRFNHKGELDIISTDVTTKPVVYKATPGENLIKWSRGVSRDGVANIVTVSSSDPEYPGVFFVGYNQAPMFGWTTEFGQVVSRYSSPILKTNAAAESAAFTRLSKMAAPSVASSVMVIPNPALEPLDVIEVTPEVGIAQKHYIDSVTIPLSVEREVTIKTFDVVESS from the coding sequence GTGTTCCGAGCCCGGATTGTAGATGAAACCCCTTCGTTCGGACTGAACCCTGCCGGCGAAGAGATTCCTATCCTGTCCGGCGACGTCAAGCTCGAAGCGTTCTCCGATATCAAGAGCACCCTCGATCTTGAGGTTCCTGGTGAGTGGTTCGACAAGGTTCTCCCGTTTGGTAAGGAGCTGTTCGTAGAGCGGGGAGTCGACTACGGAGACGGGTCCGTGGAGTGGATCGGTCTCGGTTACTTCCGTATCGACGACATCGACCAGGACGACGCTCCTGACGGCCCTATCAAGATTTCCGGGACCGACCGTATATCCCGGATGATGGAGAACCGGACTCTGTGGGCTGCGCCTCCTACGCTTCCCAGCTATCCGGCACAGACTCTCAAGGTCGCGTTCGATCGGTGGATCAATGCTGATCCTCACAACACCGGGAACCCGAACCAGGACGGTTACGGCATGTTCCTGTTCGACATCGTTCCGATCAACTGGCTGGCTCTGAACCCTAACTCCTACGGGACCGGTGGAGCCATGGTCGAGGACTCGACCTACGAGTGGTGCCAGAACCGCTTGTCGGAGATCGGTCCCTTCACGATGAGGTTCAACCACAAGGGCGAGCTGGACATCATCAGTACGGATGTCACGACCAAGCCCGTTGTCTACAAGGCGACCCCCGGCGAGAACCTGATCAAGTGGTCTCGCGGGGTCTCCCGGGACGGCGTAGCGAATATCGTGACTGTCTCGTCTTCTGATCCTGAGTACCCCGGCGTGTTCTTCGTCGGGTACAACCAGGCCCCGATGTTCGGCTGGACTACGGAGTTCGGTCAGGTCGTCAGTCGATACTCCTCGCCGATCCTGAAGACCAATGCTGCGGCTGAGTCGGCTGCCTTTACCAGGTTGTCCAAGATGGCGGCTCCGAGTGTCGCGTCTTCGGTGATGGTGATTCCTAACCCTGCGCTGGAGCCTCTGGACGTCATTGAGGTGACTCCCGAGGTGGGTATCGCGCAGAAGCATTACATCGACTCCGTGACCATCCCTCTGTCCGTGGAGCGTGAAGTGACTATCAAGACTTTCGATGTGGTGGAATCCTCGTGA